AATTGCGTAGGACGACCTTGCGCAATTGGTCATTTTCCACAAAAAACACTTCCACATAATTGTCGGCGGCACGGACGAGCAACAGCGCATCCGCAGGCAGCACGAGGTCGCCGCCTCGGGTCTCGGCGGGAATGCGCACCGGGGCAACGGCGAGGGGTTCCGGGAGGTGTGCGTGCAAATCGCGGCTGATGACCGCTGATTCCCGCGCATATCGCTTGTGCAGACGCGCCTCCTTCAGCAGCACAGAGGCTGTCACCGGAAAAATACCTATGGCCACCGTGTATAGTTCAAAATACATGAGGCTTTGCCAGCTCAAGTCCACTAAGCCCAGCGCATCGCTATACAGGATATTGCCTAAGCCGATTAGCGCCAGATTGACCATCGTCCAGAGGATTTCTCTGCCCACCGTCCAGTTTTTTTCGGTGTAGTAGTCGTTGGGCAACAGGCGCATGCCCATGCCGACCGCCGTCATCACGCCGAAAGAAACCAAACCGTACCCCAATGCGACGTAAAGCAGCCCTTTCGGCAGCGTGTTGAGGCCAAATGGTTGGAAAAACCACAAAAACACGAACACGAAAAAACCTACCACCGCTCCCCGCCACAGGATGTGACGCGGCGAGCGGTCGAGGCTATATGGACGGTTCCAAAACGCTCCAAGCATGGGGGCAAAGGAACGGCGTATTTTTCGGAAGTGATGAAGAGTGGAGGGCTATCTCCAGATTCGCTTGAGCGCGTGAGCCTCGCCATTGGCCAGTTTCACTTTCCCGTTTTCAGCGTAGATTTTGATGGTGGAAAAGTTTTCCCTGGGAAAGAAAATGTCCGTCAACGCGGTAGCGCCGTTGTCGGCAAACAGCTCAGCCGAGCTCACATCAAAAAACAAGTGCAGCCGGATGTTCTTGTCCGCCGACACACGCGGTGCCGTGTGAACCGAGTTGGCAAATTTTTCGGAAAAAGCCACCTCCCCGGATTGGGTGCGGTCGCTGGAATACAAAGCCGTGCCAGCGTTGTAGCCAATGCGATAACGCCCTCCTTTTGCATTCGACAGTTCCACGCCAAAGTCAACAGCAGTGCCGGGGTCAACCTCGAATTCGAGCATCAATTCCATCTGCGAGGGCGAAAACCCGATGGTCTTGGTCAGGTCGAGCGTGCCCGTTATTTCGATAGGCTCCAATCGTCGCCTCGTCGTTCGGAGTTGTTTCAATGCCTCCACGGGGTGCGAAAAAACCCGATAGCCCGCACTTGTTTTGTTTAAGGTAAGCACTCTGGGCAGCGTCATGGCGCTCCGCCAGACGGCGGTAGGCACCGCCGTGGCGTAGTCCCAATTGCTCATCCAGCCCATGAACAGGCGGCGACCGTCGTCGTTGGGTATGTCCGACCAAGTGACCCCTGCGTAGTTGTCGCGCCCATAGTCGAGCCAAATCGCTTTTTCGTCGCGCACCAAAGGCACGAAGGAATCGTCGAGTTTGAAATGTTGGCCGTCAAAATCGCCGACGAAGTATTGTGTGGCCGACCCTCCGTTCGCCCCCCCCGGATTGATACTGACCAGCAAGACCCAGCGGGTGTCGTTGGTTCCCTCTACCACGATTGGGAACAAATCAGGACATTCCCAAACCCCACCGTGTACGCCCCATTCCTTGCCAAAATCGCTGAGGTGCCGCCATTTTTTTAAATCCGGCGAACCCCAGAATTGAATATGGTCGTACGCGGCCAATGCCATCACCCACTGCGCGGAGCGTTCGTCCCAACGCACCTTTGGGTCGCGGAAGTCGCGGATTTGTTTGGGATTGGGCAATACGGGGTTTCCCTCATACTTTGTCCAAGTGCGGCCTTTGTCGTGGCTGAAAGCGATGCCCTGACATTGATAATCGCTGCGCCCCGCTTTTTCCGCCTCCATATCGTGATAGGTAAAAATGGCGACGATAGGGGGCTGGCCCGAAGCCCCATGGCCCAATCCACTGGTGTTTTTCCAGTCCACCACGGCGCTGCCCGAAAAAATATAGCCCAAAGAATCGGGATACAGTGCAATGGGCAAGTGTTCCCAATGCGTCAAATCCTTGCTCACCGCATGGCCCCAATGCATCGGGCCCCACACATTCGAGTCGGGATAGAATTGATAAAACAAATGGTATTCACCCTCGTAGAAAAACATCCCATTCGGGTCGTTCATCCATTTTTCTTTTGGGGAAAAGTGGAATTGAGGACGATGCGGCTCCGAATACTCCAAAGCCTCCTTGTTGGAAGGCGAGGAGGGGGTGTTGCACCCACAAATCGCGCAGCCGATGTAGATGAGCGGTAAGGTCAAAATGGCATTTTTCATGTTTTACACCTTGAACTTGTTGCGGTGGAGGGCTTTGAGTGACGGGGGTTGTCATTTCCTTTGGTTGGCAAGGCAAATTTTGCAGTCGAAATCGGACATACTCGGCGAAAAATTTAACGAAGCCAGTCGGAAAAAGGGCTTTCCCTTCGCCAAAGCCCTCCACCGCAACAAGTCTCTTGATTCGCCAAGATTTGTCAGTTCACCAAGATTTCGCTCCTTTGATATTGAGCGGATTGTGCTTTTAGTCTCTCGCAGTCAATCTCTTTTCCAAATCTTCCAGCGAAACACCCTTCGTTTCTGGCATCATTCGCCACACGAACAGGAGTTGAAGCCCCATCATAAAGGCAAAAAAGGCGAAAACAGGTGCCGCGCCTATGCGGGTGAACAACACAGGTATCAGCGAGGGAATGGCAGCCGCCAACACCCAATGCACCGAGCTGCCCAAAGACTGACCGCTTGCTCGCAGGTGTGTGGGGAAAATTTCAGAGATAAAAACCCAAATCACCGCGCCCTGCCCCACAGCGTGTGCTGCTATGAACAAAAACAAAAAAATAGGCACCGCAAAGCCTTTGATGCCCATAGCAAAGGCGATGGCCACGCACGAGAGCGACAAGATGTACCCAATTGAGCCGATATACATGAGCTGACGCCGGCCAAAACGGTCAATCAACGAAAGGCCGAGCAAGGTGAAAATCAGATTGGTCACGCCGATACCCACACTGCTAAGCAAGGCAGCGCTTTTCTCCAAGCCTGCTATTTCAAAAATGCGAGGGGCATAGTAGAGGAATGCGTTGATGCCCGAAAACTGGTTGAAAAATGCTACCAAAAAAGCCAAGACCAAGGGGAATCGGTATTTCAGCGTAAAAATTGTCTCGCTCTTGTCGGACTCATCGTGGTCAGCCATGATGCGGCGCATTTCCGCCTCCGTGTCGGCATGCGGAGCAATGAGGCGCAGCGTTTGCGCCGCTGCCGCCCGGTCGTGGCGCTTCACCAAAAGCCAGCGCGGGCTTTCGGGCACGGTGAACACCATCACGGCATACAGGAAAGCGGGGATGGCCTCCACGCCCACCATCCAACGCCAAGCGTTGTCGCCAAGACCACTCAGCAAGTAGTTGGAAAGAAATGCGACGAGGATGCCAAACACGATGTTGAACTGGTACAGCGCCACCAATTTGCCTCGCTCGTTGGCCGGAGCGATTTCCGAAATGTAGGCAGGGGCAGCGATGGTGGAGGCACCCACGCCCAGCCCCCCCAAAAAGCGGAAGAAGGCAAACACCCACGGGTCGTTGGCAAGCGCCGAACCCAATGCGGACACGAGGTAGAAAATGCCTATCCAGAGCAGGGTGTTTTTGCGGCCCAACCTATCCGTCGGGATGCTGCCCAGCATGGCACCCACCACCGTGCCCCAAAGGGCGGAAGCCATGACGACAAAGCCGTGAAAAACTTCGCCCCTTGGCCAAAGGGTTTGCAGCGAAAGGTCAGCACCAGAAATAACCACCGTGTCGAACCCAAACAAGAAGCCCGCCAATGCGACGGTGATAGACCAAAAGAAGATTTTGCGATGACTCATTCGACCCGTTTTTTTCTGCGGCAAAACTACATTTGTTGGCGAATGATTTGCGCAAATACAAGGCCGTCGCTTGAATTATACCTTGATTCGTTAGGATTTGTCAGATTGCAATGATTGTTCCCCTTGCTTTTGCGCAAATTGCGCTTTTAGCCATGCCCAAAACTTGGCGATGAGAGTTATATTCAAGTGGCGAAAAAAGCATACGGTATCTGTGGGCAAAAAAAAGGTGTCTCATACGTCATGCCATGATGACCTATGAGACACCTCTCATTCATTTTGTCAGCGCAAAAATTATTGCGACTGCAACGGCGGAAGGTCGGTGGGGGATGCCGGGCCACCCGTGCCAACGGTCAGCACGGCGATGATGCACAACACCGCCAAAGCACCAGCCAACACCCATGTTGCTTTTTCGATAAAATCAGTGGAACGCGCCGCGCCAAACAACTGCTGCGCCTGTCCGCCAAAAGTCGCGTCAATGCCGCCTCCTTTGGGATTTTGAATCAATATCGCCAACATCAACAGCACACTTATCAGGGCAATCAGAACCGAGAGAGTAGATAACATCTTCGTCTATTTTTTAAGTTTTTCAATTTCGGCGGCAAAGTACGCGCTTTTTTCAGGAAACGCCAAACGCAACCGCTCATACATATTTATTGCCTTGTCGCGATAACCCTGCTTGGCCAGCAGACGGGCCAGCGTTTCGGAAATTACATCCTTGTTCTCCGCCACGCTGCGCTCGGCGAGTTCCTGAGCAGAGAGGCCAGTGTGTGGCTTTTCTTCGGGTGGCGACGTGGGCGCTCTATTGGGGGCCGGAGGCGCTTCTGTCGCCGCAGGGGTGATGTCGCCTTGCCTTGGCCCTACCGTCAGCGACGGAGGATTGAACCGTGCTATCCATGCGGCAAAAGGCTCGCGGGCGACAGACGGGGGAAGCGGTGATTTTTTGGGCGCCTCTGAAATGGCCTGCTTTTCAGGTGGCTTCGTTTCGGTCGGCAGGGATGGAGGCGAAGGAGCAAAAGTGGCCGTTTCCACTTTTTCGGGGCGTGTTTGAGGAGCCAATGCCTCGAGTTCGCGCTGTACCTCCTCGATGGGTTTGAGTTCCAGCACCGCTTCTTCCATCATGATGGTCAGGGGTTGGAACGAGGGTATTTTTATCGCGGTCAGGTGAAAAAGTTGCGTGCGGTCGAGGCTATATACGGCTGCGGTGTTCAACATTCGCTCCGCGTCGGGATGTTCGTCCTGATGGGCTTTGAGTGCCAGTAGATAGCGCAGGTTGTGGGCGTAGGGGTAAGTCAATACCAACGTTTTCATCTCCTCGTAAGGGATGGTCGTC
This Saprospiraceae bacterium DNA region includes the following protein-coding sequences:
- the secG gene encoding preprotein translocase subunit SecG, which gives rise to MLSTLSVLIALISVLLMLAILIQNPKGGGIDATFGGQAQQLFGAARSTDFIEKATWVLAGALAVLCIIAVLTVGTGGPASPTDLPPLQSQ
- a CDS encoding glycoside hydrolase family 32 protein yields the protein MKNAILTLPLIYIGCAICGCNTPSSPSNKEALEYSEPHRPQFHFSPKEKWMNDPNGMFFYEGEYHLFYQFYPDSNVWGPMHWGHAVSKDLTHWEHLPIALYPDSLGYIFSGSAVVDWKNTSGLGHGASGQPPIVAIFTYHDMEAEKAGRSDYQCQGIAFSHDKGRTWTKYEGNPVLPNPKQIRDFRDPKVRWDERSAQWVMALAAYDHIQFWGSPDLKKWRHLSDFGKEWGVHGGVWECPDLFPIVVEGTNDTRWVLLVSINPGGANGGSATQYFVGDFDGQHFKLDDSFVPLVRDEKAIWLDYGRDNYAGVTWSDIPNDDGRRLFMGWMSNWDYATAVPTAVWRSAMTLPRVLTLNKTSAGYRVFSHPVEALKQLRTTRRRLEPIEITGTLDLTKTIGFSPSQMELMLEFEVDPGTAVDFGVELSNAKGGRYRIGYNAGTALYSSDRTQSGEVAFSEKFANSVHTAPRVSADKNIRLHLFFDVSSAELFADNGATALTDIFFPRENFSTIKIYAENGKVKLANGEAHALKRIWR
- a CDS encoding sugar porter family MFS transporter, giving the protein MSHRKIFFWSITVALAGFLFGFDTVVISGADLSLQTLWPRGEVFHGFVVMASALWGTVVGAMLGSIPTDRLGRKNTLLWIGIFYLVSALGSALANDPWVFAFFRFLGGLGVGASTIAAPAYISEIAPANERGKLVALYQFNIVFGILVAFLSNYLLSGLGDNAWRWMVGVEAIPAFLYAVMVFTVPESPRWLLVKRHDRAAAAQTLRLIAPHADTEAEMRRIMADHDESDKSETIFTLKYRFPLVLAFLVAFFNQFSGINAFLYYAPRIFEIAGLEKSAALLSSVGIGVTNLIFTLLGLSLIDRFGRRQLMYIGSIGYILSLSCVAIAFAMGIKGFAVPIFLFLFIAAHAVGQGAVIWVFISEIFPTHLRASGQSLGSSVHWVLAAAIPSLIPVLFTRIGAAPVFAFFAFMMGLQLLFVWRMMPETKGVSLEDLEKRLTARD
- a CDS encoding LytTR family transcriptional regulator; its protein translation is MLGAFWNRPYSLDRSPRHILWRGAVVGFFVFVFLWFFQPFGLNTLPKGLLYVALGYGLVSFGVMTAVGMGMRLLPNDYYTEKNWTVGREILWTMVNLALIGLGNILYSDALGLVDLSWQSLMYFELYTVAIGIFPVTASVLLKEARLHKRYARESAVISRDLHAHLPEPLAVAPVRIPAETRGGDLVLPADALLLVRAADNYVEVFFVENDQLRKVVLRNSLKAVESALATHPQFMRCHKGHIVNLQHIEDVSGNAQGYKLHLPRLDAPVPVSRQLNQMLRERLAVRP